In a genomic window of Halobiforma lacisalsi AJ5:
- a CDS encoding acyl-CoA carboxylase subunit beta, with product MKVRIAPGATDEEASAIAAAMAEHVGDTVEVYVGDDEEPKAVHELASAAGSGRGAPSPVAAADGAAHDDLGPTERERKLREEIADILEGGPEKYREGLEDKLFVRDRLELWFGGEGSEFLFEDGKFAAFDDWHESGVGEDTDDRLPADGMITGAAEFEGRDVHFMANDYTVKRGSMAAKGVEKFLRMQQRALKTGQPVLYLMDSSGGRIDQQTGFFANREGIGKYYYNHSMLSGRVPQICVLYGPCIAGAAYTPVFADFTIMVEDVSAMAIASPRMVQMVTGEDIDLEELGGPQVHTRESGSADLVAKDEEHARELVAQLITYLPDNADEKPPKTETRPPARSPAGIDSVVPDHPNEGYDMKDLIDRVIDDGSFFELRPDFGKEIITAYARIDGRPVGIVANQPAHRAGAIFPDAAEKAAEFIWKSDAFNIPILYLCDTPGFMAGSQVEKEGILEQGKKFIYATSSATVPQQTVVVRKAYGAGIYAMGGPAYEPESVIGLPSGEIAIMGPEAAINAVYARKLSQIDDPEERERTEQELREEYREDIDIHRMASEVVIDEIVPPSTLREELAGRFAFYEDVEKSLPDKKHGTIL from the coding sequence ATGAAAGTCCGTATCGCGCCAGGGGCGACCGACGAGGAAGCCTCGGCGATCGCGGCCGCGATGGCCGAACACGTCGGAGACACGGTCGAAGTGTACGTCGGCGACGACGAGGAGCCGAAAGCCGTCCACGAACTCGCGAGCGCCGCCGGTTCCGGCAGGGGCGCACCTTCGCCCGTGGCGGCCGCCGACGGCGCGGCCCACGACGACCTCGGGCCGACCGAGCGCGAACGGAAACTGCGCGAGGAGATCGCCGACATCCTCGAGGGTGGCCCCGAGAAGTACCGCGAGGGCCTCGAGGACAAGCTGTTCGTCCGGGATCGCCTCGAACTGTGGTTCGGCGGCGAGGGCAGCGAGTTCCTCTTCGAGGACGGCAAGTTCGCCGCCTTCGACGACTGGCACGAGAGCGGCGTCGGCGAGGACACCGACGACCGCCTGCCCGCGGACGGGATGATCACCGGCGCTGCCGAGTTCGAGGGTCGCGACGTCCACTTCATGGCCAACGACTACACGGTCAAACGCGGCAGCATGGCTGCCAAGGGCGTCGAGAAGTTCCTGCGAATGCAACAGCGAGCGCTGAAGACCGGCCAGCCCGTGCTCTACCTGATGGACTCCTCCGGCGGCCGGATCGACCAGCAGACCGGCTTCTTCGCCAACCGCGAGGGGATCGGGAAGTACTACTACAACCACTCGATGCTCTCCGGTCGGGTGCCACAGATCTGCGTGCTCTACGGCCCCTGTATCGCCGGCGCGGCCTACACGCCCGTCTTCGCCGACTTCACGATTATGGTCGAGGACGTTTCTGCGATGGCCATCGCTTCCCCGCGGATGGTCCAGATGGTCACGGGCGAGGACATCGACCTCGAGGAACTCGGCGGCCCGCAGGTACACACGCGAGAGTCGGGATCGGCCGATCTCGTCGCGAAAGACGAGGAACACGCACGCGAACTCGTGGCCCAGCTAATCACGTACCTGCCCGATAACGCCGACGAGAAGCCGCCCAAGACGGAAACCCGACCGCCAGCACGCTCGCCGGCCGGGATCGACTCCGTCGTCCCCGACCACCCCAACGAGGGGTACGACATGAAAGACCTCATCGATCGGGTGATCGACGACGGCTCGTTCTTCGAACTCCGGCCCGACTTCGGCAAGGAGATCATCACGGCCTACGCCCGGATCGACGGCCGACCCGTCGGCATCGTCGCCAACCAGCCCGCCCACCGCGCCGGAGCGATCTTCCCCGACGCCGCCGAGAAGGCCGCCGAGTTCATCTGGAAGTCCGACGCGTTCAACATCCCGATCCTCTATCTCTGTGACACCCCCGGCTTCATGGCCGGCTCCCAGGTCGAGAAGGAGGGTATCTTAGAGCAGGGCAAGAAGTTCATCTACGCCACCTCGTCGGCGACGGTCCCCCAGCAGACCGTCGTCGTCCGCAAGGCCTACGGCGCGGGCATCTACGCGATGGGCGGCCCGGCCTACGAACCCGAGAGCGTCATCGGCCTGCCGAGCGGCGAGATTGCGATCATGGGCCCCGAGGCGGCGATCAACGCCGTCTACGCCCGCAAGCTCTCACAGATCGACGACCCCGAGGAACGCGAGCGCACGGAACAGGAACTCCGCGAGGAGTACCGCGAGGACATCGACATCCACCGGATGGCCAGCGAGGTCGTCATCGACGAGATCGTTCCGCCCAGCACGCTCCGCGAGGAACTGGCTGGCCGGTTCGCCTTCTACGAGGACGTCGAGAAGTCGCTCCCGGACAAAAAACACGGTACGATCCTCTGA
- a CDS encoding sugar phosphate nucleotidyltransferase: protein MNGATTTTTAVVLAGGYATRLWLITRHRPKMFLPLGETTVLDRIYAELEGLDRIDEVYVSTNERFAPDFAAHLADGPYDKPRLSVEETTREDEKLGVVGALAQLIDREGIDGDLLVIAGDNLFDFALEEFLDYFDRRDGPVIAAHDVGSRDRATSYGVVDLDGERVVDFQEKPDEPESTLVSIGCYAFPGETLSLFSPYLEAGNDPDEPGWFVQWLREREPTYAYVFDDAWFDIGTRESYLDAVSWYLDGDSQVAGSATVRESTVGDDVHVMADATLVHADVERSVIFPDADLESTSVRDTIVDEGARISGFDLERALIGAHTRIPDDR from the coding sequence ATGAACGGAGCCACTACGACTACCACCGCCGTCGTCCTCGCCGGCGGGTACGCGACCCGGCTGTGGCTGATCACGAGGCACCGCCCCAAGATGTTCCTGCCGCTCGGGGAAACGACCGTCCTCGATCGGATCTACGCCGAACTCGAGGGTCTCGATCGGATCGACGAGGTCTACGTGAGTACGAACGAGCGGTTCGCCCCCGATTTCGCGGCCCACCTCGCTGACGGCCCGTACGACAAACCGCGGCTGTCCGTCGAGGAGACGACGCGCGAGGACGAGAAACTCGGCGTCGTCGGCGCGCTCGCGCAGTTGATCGATCGCGAAGGGATCGACGGGGATCTGCTGGTGATCGCAGGGGACAACCTCTTCGATTTCGCCCTCGAAGAGTTCCTCGACTATTTCGACCGACGGGACGGGCCGGTGATCGCCGCCCACGACGTCGGCTCCCGGGACCGGGCGACGTCGTACGGCGTGGTCGATCTGGATGGCGAGCGCGTCGTCGACTTCCAGGAGAAACCGGACGAACCGGAGAGTACGCTCGTCTCGATCGGTTGCTACGCGTTCCCCGGGGAGACGCTGTCGCTGTTCTCCCCGTACCTCGAGGCGGGAAACGACCCGGACGAGCCCGGCTGGTTCGTCCAGTGGCTTCGGGAACGGGAGCCGACCTACGCCTACGTCTTCGACGACGCGTGGTTCGACATCGGCACCCGGGAGAGTTACCTCGACGCCGTCTCCTGGTACCTCGACGGAGACTCACAGGTGGCCGGGTCGGCGACCGTTCGGGAGAGCACTGTCGGCGACGACGTCCACGTGATGGCGGACGCGACCCTCGTCCACGCCGACGTCGAACGCTCGGTGATCTTCCCGGACGCGGACCTCGAGTCGACGAGCGTGCGCGACACCATCGTCGACGAAGGGGCCAGGATCAGCGGCTTCGACCTCGAGCGCGCCCTGATCGGCGCCCACACGCGAATCCCGGACGATCGATGA